From the genome of Gracilinanus agilis isolate LMUSP501 chromosome 2, AgileGrace, whole genome shotgun sequence, one region includes:
- the ATP5MK gene encoding ATP synthase membrane subunit K, mitochondrial yields MAGPESESQYNFTGFKKYFNSYTLNGRKNYVLATYGGIALLVLYFKTRSKKTPAVKAT; encoded by the exons ATGGCAGGTCCAGAATCTGAAAGTCAGTATAATTTcactggttttaaaaaatacttcaattcATATACCCTTAATGGCAGAAAGAAT TATGTACTGGCCACTTATGGAGGAATTGCTTTGCTCGTACTTTACTTCAAGACAAGGTCTAAAAAGACTCCAGCTGTGAAAGCAACATAA